The Streptomyces lienomycini sequence AAGGCGCCGGCGAACGCGACGGCCGTCACGCCCAGCGCGATCCACAGCGGGTCCCAGCCCGAGGGCCCGGACTCGGAGAGCGAGTTGGCGTAGAAGATGCTCATCTGGTTCGGGATCGAGTACTCGAACAGCGCCTGCTGCACGTCCTCCAGCGACTTCGAGAACATGAACAGCGCGATCACCAGCGGGGCGAGCAGGACGCCGATCATGATGGTGATGGCGCCCGCCGAGTGCCGGATGATCGAACCCATGGCCAGCGAGAGCAGCCCGAGCAGCGCGATGTAGAGCGAGACGCCGACGGTGCCCTTCAGCCACTCCGAGCCGGTGGGGTCCGCGGCGCCGTTGCCCTCCAGCATGGAGACGTGGGCCAGCCCGATCAGCGTCGCCGACACCAGGGTCACCACGAAGGCGACCAGGAAGAACACGATCGCCTTCGCCGCAAGCACCCGGCCGCGGCTGGG is a genomic window containing:
- a CDS encoding ABC transporter permease, which gives rise to MSTPQPPTQQAAPDWQAAPGSPYPTYTSPIPVVRTSIVHAIASEWTKIKSVRSTMWTLGVFVLLVLGIGLLTGAIVANSSSDLAGESALSMGFFGLLLGSMCVITLGVLTTASEYGTGMIRTTMTACPSRGRVLAAKAIVFFLVAFVVTLVSATLIGLAHVSMLEGNGAADPTGSEWLKGTVGVSLYIALLGLLSLAMGSIIRHSAGAITIMIGVLLAPLVIALFMFSKSLEDVQQALFEYSIPNQMSIFYANSLSESGPSGWDPLWIALGVTAVAFAGAFALLEKRDV